GGTGCTCTGAGCGAGACTTGAACTCGCACGTCCTATGGACACTACCCCCTCAAGATAGCGTGTCTACCAATTCCACCATCAGAGCGCTATTTGGAAATTTTATTTACTGAGGAATATCGTTATTTTCTTTTTTTGCTGGTAATACTGGAGCAACTTCTACTTTTTGTTGAACGTTGCTTAAATCTTCAAACTGGCTTTGTACTTTAGTACTGTGCGAGTTTAAGTTACCAATCACTAAACTAATTCCGAAGAAAACAATTGTTAATAAGGCAGTTGTTCTTGATAAAAAGTTAGCAGAACCAGCAGAACCGAAAACTGTTCCTGACGCACCAGCACCAAAAGAAGCACCAGCATCAGCCCCTTTACCTTGTTGCATTAGGATAAATCCAATTAGGATAATCGCAACGATTAAATACGCAATTATTAAACCATTTATTAACATTATTTTCTCTCAAATTCTATTATAAAAATAAAATTCTGTAACTCTCTGTTACAGAACCTATAAAACGAGGGGTATAATAACGTTTTCATATTTTTCTTGCAAGAGGAAATTATACCGCTTTTTATATGTTTGCTTTATTTTTCAGCAAAACTATAACATTTTTGGTAAGTCTACTAAACTATCCAGCACAAAATCGGCTTTTTTAATGCCTTCATCTGTGACAGGTTTACCTGTTTTTACTAAAATTTTGGTTTTTACCCCTGCATTTTCCGCTGCTAATAAATCTTCCAATTTATCGCCGACCATTATGGATTTTGTAGGATCGATATTTAAGTCATTGATCGCTTGGATAAACATTCCCGCTTTGGGTTTACGGCAATCACAATCTTCTTTATATTCACCAATGCCATCAGGGTGGTGTGGACAATAATAAAGCCCGTCAAAATCAATGCCTTGTTCTGCTAGCGACCAATCAAACCACTCGGTTAATTGTAAGAATTGATCTTCAGTAAAATAACCACGAGCAATGCCTGATTGATTCGTTACTAAAACAAGTAAATAGCCCATTTGTTTTAATTTACGTAAAGTTGGGATAACCCCTTCAATAAATTCAAAATCATCAATTTGGTGTACATAACCGTGATCAATGTTCAGCGTGCCATCACGATCTAAAAATATCGCTTTTTGTTTCATTATTTGTTTCCTTTTAAATAATCAATAACCACTTGATGGTGATCTTTAGTTTTAAATTTACTAAAAACCTGTTCAATCTGACCATTTTCATCAATTAAAAAGCTAATACGATGAATGCCATCATAAGTTTTGCCCATAAATTTCTTTTCTCCCCAAACACCAAAAGCCTCAGCAACCTTGTGTTCTGGATCAGAAAGTAATGTAAAGTTTAGCTCTTTTTTTAGTTCAAAATTGGCCAATTTTTTTGGTAGGTCTGGGCTGATTCCTAACACGCTCACATTCAATTCTTCTAATTCTGTTTTGCTATCTCGCAGATTACAGGCTTGTGTTGTGCAACCCGGTGTCATTGCTTTTGGATAGAAATAAACTAAGACTTTTCTTCCTTTAAAATCAGCAAGTGAGATTTCTTTTTCATTTTGGTCTAAAAGTGTGAAAAGTGGAGCAGGGGAATTTGGTTGTAATGTATTCATTTTATCATCCTATAAATTATATCGATTTTGGCATACACAATACGCCTGAAATATTCGGTACATCAAGGCACTATTATCCTTTTTTTTATTCGAGTTTCAACTCATTATTTTAATTTGCGATATACTATTTCGCCTAATTGATATTATTGAGGAAATTTATGTTTATTTTGGATATTGATGGTTGTATTACAGAGGGTAAAGGCGAAGAAATTGATCTCATCGCCTTAAATCAATTAAAACAACGAATTCACAATACTGACAAAAATACAATATTATGCACAGGGCGTTCCGCACTTTATGTGGAAGCCATTGCACAAATGCTAAACCTAACAAACTGGTGTATTTGTGAAAATGGGGCTTATATTTACCATACAGGTACGGAGGAGATTCTTTATCATCCAAATATTACGCCTAAAACAAAGCAACAATTAAAAGGCATTCAAGATATTTTAACGACATCGCCTCAGTTCACAAAAATAGCAGAAATTGAATTGGGAAAAGAAATTTGTATCAGTTTAAATCCTATAGGTATAGGGATTGAAGCGTTATATAACCTCATTTTAGATAACATCGATCTTAAAGGGGTAAATATCGCACATTCAACCACCGCCGTTGACATCACGCCTCTAAATATCAATAAAGAAAAAGGATTATTATGGCTATCTGAAAAGTGCAATATAAACCTCAATACGGCTATTGCCGTCGGCGATTCAATGGGAGATATCGGATTTATGTCACTTTGTGAAAACAAAGCTTGCCCAAATAATGCCAGCGAACAAGTAAAAGATATAGCCGATTTTATTGCAACATCAAACAGCACCAAAGGGCTGATTGAAATTTACAAATATTACGGACTACAATAATGTTTTCACAACAGACAAGGCGTGCCTTGTCTCTACGTTTTGTTTGATGATTGTAAAGACAGGGCATACCACGTCTATTATGCAATATAAAATTTGCAAATATTGAATTTTATTTGACCGCTATGTTTCATCAATCTTTCAAAAAGATAGTTAGCAGTTCATTTAAAAATAATTTGCCTTTTTGGGTAATTTGCCAATGATCTGATATTTCTAAAATATAACCTTTTTCAATCGCTAATCCAATTTCTTTCGTGACACTGTTGCGATTTAATCCCGTGTATTGTTCAAATTCGATTTTCGGAGTGGGTTCGAGCAAGCGGAAACGATTCATAAAATATTCAAATGCACGATCATCCATTTCGATTTGATTTTCTTGATATAAATATTCGCCTCGCATATAGCCTTTGGGGTGCTTGGTTTTACTGAAACGATAAATTTCGCCGTTAGTGTAGCTAATTTTTCCGTGAGAACCACAACCTATGGCAAGATAATCACCAAATCGCCAATAATTCAAATTATGTTTACATTGAAACCCTTTTTTTGAATAGGCTGAGGTTTCATATTGTTCATAACCTGCGTCGGTTAAAATTTGATGACCTTGTTCGAAAATATCCCACAGCTCATCGTCACAGGGTAACGTTGGTGGTTTGTAATAGTATAACGTATTCGGCTCAATCGTCAGTTGATACCAAGATAAATGAGGAGGAGATAACTCAACAGCTTGTTTTAAATCGCTTAATGCTTGTTGAACCGATTGATTTGGCAGACCGTGCATTAAATCAACATTAAAACTTTTTAAACCAACATTTGCAGAATCTTGTGCAAATTTGACCGCTTGCTTGGCTTCATTACCATTATGAATACGTCCTAATTTAAGCAATTTTTCAGGTTCAAAACTTTGAATGCCCATTGAAAGGCGTGTCACTCCACCTTTTGCGTATCCCATAAATTTTTCTGCTTCTGCCGTACCAGGATTTGCTTCTAAGGTTATTTCAATATCGTTATCAAAACCAATCAACTGTTTGATCTCATTAAGTAAATAAGTGACAGATTCAGGAGAGAATAGACTAGGTGTTCCCCCACCTATAAAAATAGAATGTAATTTACGTTGTTGAATCGCATTTTTGTGGCGATTCAAATCTTGACGTAAATCCGTTAATAAATGCTGGATGTAATCCGCCTCTGGGATTATTCCTTTTTGGGCGTGTGAGTTAAAGTCACAATAGGGACATTTTTGCACACACCAAGGGATATGAACGTAAAGGCTTAAAGGGGGAAGAGTAATATTCATTTGGTTTATTTTGTAAATTTTTATATAAAAATGACCGCTTATGAGCGGAATTTAATGGCTGAATGGGGAGGATTATATAGGAATTTTTAATATCAACAAAGCCGAACCTTGTCTAAATATTGCAAGGTGTAATAAATAGGTAACAGATTGGTTGTTGAATGGTAATTATGTTGTTTAGAATAGGTTGTGTTATTGATTTCGGGTGTTGTGACTTTGTTAAATAGGTTTCTGTTTGATAAACAAACAGGCTACAACATATCGTTAATGTTTGAAAAACACACACCAACAAACTTATCGAACCTCATATAATATTTTATAAATCAATTGGTTATATAAAAATTACTAATAAAATATAGCGGTTATATTAAATTTAACATTTACAAATTTAATATTGCACAATAGATCGGGCATACTCTGTCTCTACGATCATCGAATAAAACGTAGAGACAAGGCACGCTTTGTCTGTTTTTTATAACCCCAAAAGGGAATATTCTCTTAAAAAGTATCATTAACGTTTAGGAATATATACAAAAATAAACTTGATAGCAAATTCATATAATTACTTATAAATCAACATGTTATCTTGACTCTGGTGATAAAATATAGCGGTCATATTAAATTCAAAATTTGCAAATTTAATATTGCAAAATAGACAGGGCATGCCCTGTCTCTACGGTCATCAAATAAAACGTAGAGACAAGGCACGCCTTGTCTTATT
This DNA window, taken from Phocoenobacter uteri, encodes the following:
- the secG gene encoding preprotein translocase subunit SecG encodes the protein MLINGLIIAYLIVAIILIGFILMQQGKGADAGASFGAGASGTVFGSAGSANFLSRTTALLTIVFFGISLVIGNLNSHSTKVQSQFEDLSNVQQKVEVAPVLPAKKENNDIPQ
- the gmhB gene encoding D-glycero-beta-D-manno-heptose 1,7-bisphosphate 7-phosphatase, which gives rise to MKQKAIFLDRDGTLNIDHGYVHQIDDFEFIEGVIPTLRKLKQMGYLLVLVTNQSGIARGYFTEDQFLQLTEWFDWSLAEQGIDFDGLYYCPHHPDGIGEYKEDCDCRKPKAGMFIQAINDLNIDPTKSIMVGDKLEDLLAAENAGVKTKILVKTGKPVTDEGIKKADFVLDSLVDLPKML
- the bcp gene encoding thioredoxin-dependent thiol peroxidase — protein: MNTLQPNSPAPLFTLLDQNEKEISLADFKGRKVLVYFYPKAMTPGCTTQACNLRDSKTELEELNVSVLGISPDLPKKLANFELKKELNFTLLSDPEHKVAEAFGVWGEKKFMGKTYDGIHRISFLIDENGQIEQVFSKFKTKDHHQVVIDYLKGNK
- a CDS encoding HAD family hydrolase; its protein translation is MFILDIDGCITEGKGEEIDLIALNQLKQRIHNTDKNTILCTGRSALYVEAIAQMLNLTNWCICENGAYIYHTGTEEILYHPNITPKTKQQLKGIQDILTTSPQFTKIAEIELGKEICISLNPIGIGIEALYNLILDNIDLKGVNIAHSTTAVDITPLNINKEKGLLWLSEKCNINLNTAIAVGDSMGDIGFMSLCENKACPNNASEQVKDIADFIATSNSTKGLIEIYKYYGLQ
- the hemW gene encoding radical SAM family heme chaperone HemW, giving the protein MNITLPPLSLYVHIPWCVQKCPYCDFNSHAQKGIIPEADYIQHLLTDLRQDLNRHKNAIQQRKLHSIFIGGGTPSLFSPESVTYLLNEIKQLIGFDNDIEITLEANPGTAEAEKFMGYAKGGVTRLSMGIQSFEPEKLLKLGRIHNGNEAKQAVKFAQDSANVGLKSFNVDLMHGLPNQSVQQALSDLKQAVELSPPHLSWYQLTIEPNTLYYYKPPTLPCDDELWDIFEQGHQILTDAGYEQYETSAYSKKGFQCKHNLNYWRFGDYLAIGCGSHGKISYTNGEIYRFSKTKHPKGYMRGEYLYQENQIEMDDRAFEYFMNRFRLLEPTPKIEFEQYTGLNRNSVTKEIGLAIEKGYILEISDHWQITQKGKLFLNELLTIFLKD